The following are encoded in a window of Terriglobales bacterium genomic DNA:
- a CDS encoding HD domain-containing phosphohydrolase, with amino-acid sequence MSTPTTASARNAEPPAAPPAAAPAATTGTRSLPLVVVFEGDEAGKRAMLGVQRYRRISFESLGSHSGEVERVVITASEKLLRENYDALRAPNVRILALSDARFKDPRMDGAIYAYLPTTTPSPLLERMVDNAIDHIHLLLSRKQVNERLAGATREINELNRIGAALSAEHDTGKLLELILTKCREITNADAGSLYLVEPIEEAPKPEAARPVEEFETGSLTLKHAEPRKQLRFKLAQNDSVEVPFREFTMEISDHSIAGYVALTGDAVNLEDAYHPPEGVPYTFNRKFDEDSGYRTKSILAVPMRNQKDEVVGVVQLINAKRARESKLNSIQAVVEQVVLFSQRQQEIVTSLASQAAVAFENSQLYQAIQKLFEGFVRASVIAIEARDPTTSGHSFRVANLTVALAEAVDHAPDGPYADVHFTRTEMKEIRYASLLHDFGKVGVREEVLVKAKKLYPAQLELIQQRFHFVKRTLESETLKSRLEYVLAKGREDYLKQLPVFDEKLNRQLKQLDDYFQTVLSSDEPTVLPEGSFERLLDIAARSYLDFDGGEKPLLSGDEVRLLSIRKGSLDDAERLQIESHVVHSFNFLKQIPWTREIRNIPAIARGHHEKLNGRGYPYKLSAPEIPVQTRMMTISDIFDALAAADRPYKRAVTAERALEILGYAVKDGELDPNLFGIFLAAKVFERWKIEPYPY; translated from the coding sequence ATGAGCACCCCAACCACCGCGTCCGCCAGGAATGCTGAGCCGCCCGCCGCGCCGCCCGCGGCCGCTCCCGCCGCCACGACCGGCACGCGCTCGCTGCCCCTGGTGGTGGTCTTCGAGGGCGACGAAGCCGGCAAGCGCGCCATGCTGGGAGTGCAGCGCTACCGCCGCATCAGCTTCGAGAGCTTGGGGAGTCATTCCGGGGAGGTGGAGCGGGTGGTCATCACCGCCTCGGAAAAGCTGCTGCGCGAGAACTACGACGCGCTACGCGCCCCCAACGTGCGCATCCTGGCGCTCTCCGACGCGCGCTTCAAGGACCCGCGCATGGACGGCGCCATCTACGCCTACCTGCCCACCACCACCCCCAGCCCGCTGCTGGAGCGCATGGTGGACAACGCCATCGACCACATCCACCTGCTGCTGAGCCGCAAGCAGGTGAACGAGCGGCTGGCCGGGGCCACCCGCGAGATCAACGAGCTGAACCGCATCGGGGCGGCGCTCTCCGCCGAGCACGACACCGGCAAGCTGCTGGAATTGATCCTGACCAAGTGCCGCGAGATCACCAACGCCGACGCGGGCTCGCTCTACCTGGTGGAGCCCATCGAGGAGGCCCCCAAGCCGGAGGCGGCGCGCCCAGTGGAGGAGTTCGAGACCGGGTCGCTCACCCTCAAGCACGCCGAGCCCCGCAAGCAGTTGCGCTTCAAGCTGGCCCAGAACGACTCGGTGGAGGTCCCCTTCCGCGAGTTCACCATGGAGATCAGCGACCACTCCATCGCCGGCTACGTGGCCCTGACCGGGGACGCGGTCAACCTGGAGGACGCCTACCATCCGCCCGAGGGCGTCCCCTACACCTTCAACCGCAAGTTCGACGAGGACTCCGGCTACCGCACCAAGTCCATCCTGGCCGTCCCCATGCGCAACCAGAAGGACGAGGTGGTGGGGGTGGTGCAGCTCATCAACGCCAAGCGCGCGCGCGAGAGCAAGCTGAACTCCATCCAGGCGGTGGTGGAGCAAGTGGTGCTGTTCAGCCAGCGGCAACAGGAGATCGTGACCTCGCTGGCCAGCCAGGCGGCGGTGGCCTTCGAGAACAGCCAGCTCTACCAGGCCATCCAGAAGCTGTTCGAGGGCTTCGTGCGCGCCTCGGTCATCGCCATCGAGGCCCGCGATCCTACCACCAGCGGCCATTCCTTCCGCGTGGCCAACCTCACGGTGGCGCTGGCCGAGGCGGTGGACCACGCCCCCGACGGGCCTTACGCCGACGTCCACTTCACCCGCACCGAGATGAAGGAGATCCGCTACGCCTCCCTGCTGCACGATTTCGGCAAGGTGGGGGTGCGCGAGGAGGTGCTGGTCAAGGCCAAGAAGCTCTACCCGGCGCAACTGGAGCTCATCCAGCAGCGCTTCCACTTCGTCAAGCGCACCCTGGAGAGCGAGACCCTGAAGTCGCGCCTGGAGTACGTGCTGGCCAAGGGCCGCGAAGACTACTTGAAGCAGCTTCCCGTCTTCGATGAGAAGCTGAACCGGCAGCTCAAGCAACTGGACGACTACTTCCAGACGGTGCTCAGCTCGGACGAGCCTACGGTGCTGCCCGAGGGCAGCTTCGAGAGGCTGCTCGACATCGCGGCGCGCAGCTACCTGGACTTCGACGGCGGGGAGAAGCCGCTGCTCTCCGGCGACGAGGTGCGCCTGCTCTCCATCCGCAAGGGCTCGCTGGACGACGCCGAGCGCCTGCAGATCGAGTCGCACGTGGTCCACTCCTTCAACTTCCTCAAGCAGATCCCGTGGACGCGGGAGATCCGCAACATCCCCGCCATCGCCCGCGGCCACCACGAGAAGCTGAACGGGCGCGGCTATCCCTACAAGCTCTCGGCCCCGGAGATCCCGGTGCAGACGCGCATGATGACCATCTCCGACATCTTCGACGCGCTGGCCGCCGCCGACCGCCCCTACAAGCGCGCGGTCACCGCCGAGCGCGCCCTCGAGATCCTGGGCTACGCCGTCAAGGACGGCGAACTCGATCCCAACCTGTTCGGCATCTTCCTGGCCGCCAAGGTCTTCGAGCGCTGGAAGATCGAGCCCTATCCTTACTAG